Proteins from one Nicotiana tabacum cultivar K326 chromosome 23, ASM71507v2, whole genome shotgun sequence genomic window:
- the LOC107801021 gene encoding pentatricopeptide repeat-containing protein At4g16835, mitochondrial-like: MYYQLHFRSKICSFPSLCKRHFRISFSSFSQIPDDNSNPETLPSPQSQLVPPSNVITQPKFSRNGHLSHKTRYSEQPETNDVVLSNKKITSYIRRGDLDSAFNVFNSVKVKTVVTWNSILAGFSRKPGYVEEARQLFEKIPEPNVVSYNTMLACYMRNSDIEASKNFFDQMPVKDVASWNTMISGFSQNGLMAEAEELFRAMPVRNEVTWNAMVAGYVESGEVESALELFSEAPVKGVIARTAIVTGYMRSGNVEMAEKMFREMPEKSMVTWNTMISGYIENGRAEDGMKLFKKMMGSGVKANDSTLSSLLLGCSNLSALKLGKQVHQHVVKSPLNLDMTVGTSLSSMYSKCGVLEDAWKLFLEMPRKDVVTWNAMISGYAQHGESKKALHLFDEMRSKGIKPDWITFVGVLSACNHAGFVNLGIQCFEQMQNDYGIKPKPDHYTCMVDLLGRAGKLNEAVDLITKMHFKPHISLFGALLGACRIHRNLEVAEFAAKNLLSLEPTNAAGYVQLANVYAAKNHWEGVSKVRKSMKENKVIKTPGYSWMEVGRVIHEFRSGDRLHPDLESIHMKLKDLEKKMKVAGYVPDLDSALHDVAEEQKEQLLLWHSEKLAIAFGLIKLPPGMPIRIFKNLRVCGDCHQATKVISAIENREIIVRDTTRFHHFKNGVCSCGDYW, encoded by the coding sequence ATGTACTATCAACTTCACTTTAGAAGCAAAATTTGCTCCTTTCCCTCCTTATGCAAACGCCATTTTCGTATCTCTTTTAGCTCCTTTTCTCAAATCCCAGATGACAATTCAAACCCAGAGACATTACCTTCACCTCAATCCCAGTTGGTACCCCCCAGTAACGTAATTACACAACCAAAATTTTCAAGAAATGGCCACTTATCGCACAAAACTAGATACTCTGAGCAACCTGAAACCAACGATGTGGTATTATCAAACAAGAAAATTACCAGTTATATTAGACGTGGGGATTTAGATTCCGCGTTTAATGTTTTCAATAGCGTGAAGGTTAAGACAGTGGTCACGTGGAATTCAATCTTGGCTGGCTTTTCAAGGAAGCCCGGGTACGTTGAAGAAGCTCGCCAACTGTTTGAAAAAATTCCTGAACCGAATGTTGTGTCGTATAATACTATGTTAGCTTGCTATATGCGAAATTCTGATATCGAGGCTTCTAAGAATTTCTTTGATCAAATGCCGGTTAAAGATGTTGCTTCCTGGAACACCATGATTTCAGGTTTCTCTCAGAATGGGCTGATGGCTGAAGCGGAAGAGTTGTTTCGGGCAATGCCGGTGAGGAATGAGGTTACGTGGAATGCTATGGTAGCTGGGTATGTTGAGTCTGGGGAAGTGGAATCAGCATTGGAGTTGTTTAGTGAAGCTCCTGTGAAAGGTGTGATTGCTAGGACAGCGATTGTGACGGGGTATATGAGATCAGGAAATGTTGAAATGGCAGAGAAGATGTTTCGAGAGATGCCAGAGAAGAGTATGGTAACATGGAACACCATGATTTCAGGTTACATTGAGAATGGGAGAGCAGAGGATGGTATGAAGTTGTTCAAGAAAATGATGGGATCGGGTGTAAAGGCTAATGACTCGACATTGAGTAGTCTCTTACTAGGTTGTAGTAATTTATCTGCATTGAAATTGGGGAAGCAAGTTCATCAGCACGTTGTGAAGtcccctctgaacttggatatgACGGTGGGGACTTCATTGAGTAGCATGTATAGCAagtgtggagttttggaggatgcGTGGAAATTATTTCTTGAGATGCCAAGAAAGGATGTCGTCACTTGGAATGCAATGATTTCAGGGTATGCTCAACACGGGGAAAGCAAGAAGGCCCTTCACTTGTTCGATGAGATGAGGAGTAAAGGAATAAAACCAGATTGGATAACGTTTGTTGGAGTTCTATCAGCCTGTAACCATGCAGGTTTTGTCAATCTTGGTattcaatgttttgagcaaatgCAGAATGATTATGGAATTAAGCCAAAACCAGACCATTACACTTGTATGGTTGACCTCCTTGGACGAGCTGGCAAGCTAAATGAAGCTGTGGATTTGATAACAAAAATGCATTTCAAACCCCATATATCATTATTTGGAGCACTTTTGGGTGCTTGTAGGATCCACAGAAACTTAGAAGTGGCAGAATTTGCTGCCAAAAACTTACTTAGCCTCGAACCTACCAATGCAGCAGGCTATGTTCAACTTGCTAATGTTTATGCAGCCAAGAACCATTGGGAAGGTGTTTCTAAAGTTAGAAAGTCAATGAAAGAGAACAAAGTTATAAAAACACCGGGATATAGTTGGATGGAGGTTGGAAGAGTGATCCATGAGTTCAGATCAGGGGATAGACTTCATCCAGATTTGGAAAGCATACACATGAAACTAAAAGATCTTGAGAAGAAAATGAAGGTAGCGGGTTATGTTCCTGATCTGGACTCTGCATTACATGATGTAGCAGAGGAACAGAAAGAGCAGCTACTTCTCTGGCACAGTGAGAAACTAGCAATTGCCTTTGGTTTAATAAAATTACCACCAGGAATGCCAATTAGGATATTCAAGAATCTCAGAGTTTGTGGAGACTGCCACCAAGCCACTAAAGTTATATCAGCAATAGAAAATAGGGAAATCATTGTCAGAGATACAACTAGGTTTCACCATTTCAAAAATGGAGTTTGTTCTTGTGGCGATTACTGGTAA
- the LOC107801023 gene encoding GTP-binding protein YPTM2 produces the protein MNPEYDYLFKLLLIGDSGVGKSCLLLRFADDSYLESYISTIGVDFKIRTVEQDGKTIKLQIWDTAGQERFRTITSSYYRGAHGIIVVYDVTDQESFNNVKQWLSEIDRYASDNVNKLLVGNKCDLTAQKVVSTETAQAFADEIGIPFMETSAKNATNVEEAFMAMAASIKNRMASQPASNNARPPTVQIRGQPVNQKSGCCSS, from the exons ATGAATCCCGAATA CGACTATCTTTTCAAGCTTTTGCTTATTGGAGATTCTGGTGTTGGCAAATCATGTCTCCTCTTGAGATTTGCT GATGACTCATATCTTGAGAGTTACATTAGTACCATTGGTGTGGACTTT AAAATCCGCACAGTTGAGCAGGATGGGAAAACCATTAAACTTCAAATT TGGGATACTGCTGGTCAAGAGCGTTTTAGGACAATTACCAGCAGCTACTATCGCGGTGCTCACGGCATAATT GTTGTCTATGATGTAACCGATCAAGAGAGCTTCAATAATGTCAAGCAATGGTTGAGTGAAATTGACCGATATGCAAGTGATAATGTGAACAAACTTCTTGTCGGGAACAAGTGCGATCTCACAGCACAGAAGGTAGTTTCCACAGAGACAGCTCAG GCTTTTGCTGATGAGATCGGCATTCCTTTCATGGAAACTAGTGCGAAAAATGCCACCAATGTGGAAGAGGCTTTCATGGCTATGGCTGCTTCAATCAAGAACAG AATGGCAAGCCAACCGGCATCAAACAATGCACGGCCTCCAACTGTGCAGATCCGCGGACAACCTGTCAACCAGAAGAGCGGTTGCTGCTCATCTTAA